The Pirellulales bacterium genome includes a region encoding these proteins:
- a CDS encoding Tm-1-like ATP-binding domain-containing protein: MHVYLLATLDTKGAEAAYLHSRLVACGVQARLVDVGCLGEPTIQADVSRERVFQAAGIDRAELVAAGDRGRAVTAAAQAAQCWIQAEQSAGRVAGVISIGGSAGSTIGTAAMRALPLGVPKLMVSTLASGQVRQYVGDKDIFMLNSVVDISGVNRISRTVLDQAARAMAGLVGHPADRDTGHDRPLVAATMFGVTTPCITRAREVLEAAGYEVLVFHATGSGGQAMESLVRDRLIAGVLDITTTELADELVGGFLTAGPDRLTAAGEVGIPQVVSVGATDMVNFHGFDSVPERFAGRKLYRHNPSVTLMRTTVEENDRIGADIGRKLSAARGPSAILLPRRGVSAIDREGQPFDDPQARSALFASIRRNCGDCPVTELDLHINDAAFAEAAAQRLIALMQAPHPRTGREASR, from the coding sequence ATGCACGTATACCTGCTGGCAACGCTCGACACAAAGGGCGCCGAGGCCGCTTACCTGCACTCGCGATTGGTGGCCTGCGGCGTGCAGGCGCGCCTGGTCGACGTCGGCTGTCTCGGCGAACCGACGATCCAGGCCGACGTATCGCGCGAGCGGGTGTTTCAAGCCGCCGGCATCGATCGCGCCGAGCTGGTCGCCGCCGGCGATCGCGGCCGCGCCGTGACCGCCGCGGCACAAGCTGCGCAATGCTGGATTCAAGCCGAGCAGAGCGCAGGACGCGTCGCCGGCGTGATTTCGATCGGCGGCTCGGCCGGCTCGACGATCGGCACCGCGGCCATGCGTGCCTTGCCGCTCGGCGTGCCCAAGCTGATGGTCAGCACTCTGGCCTCTGGGCAGGTCCGCCAGTACGTCGGCGACAAAGACATCTTCATGCTCAACTCGGTAGTCGATATCTCCGGCGTCAATCGCATCAGCCGGACGGTGCTCGACCAGGCGGCTCGCGCCATGGCGGGGCTCGTCGGCCATCCGGCCGATCGCGATACGGGCCACGATCGTCCGCTAGTCGCCGCCACGATGTTCGGCGTTACGACGCCCTGTATCACCCGGGCGCGCGAGGTCCTCGAAGCCGCCGGATACGAGGTGCTGGTGTTTCACGCCACGGGCAGCGGCGGACAGGCCATGGAATCGCTGGTGCGCGACAGGCTGATCGCCGGCGTGCTCGACATCACCACGACCGAGCTGGCCGATGAACTGGTCGGCGGTTTTCTCACGGCGGGACCCGATCGGCTGACCGCGGCCGGCGAGGTGGGAATTCCCCAGGTCGTCTCAGTAGGAGCGACCGACATGGTCAATTTTCACGGCTTCGACTCGGTGCCGGAGCGGTTCGCCGGCCGGAAGCTGTATCGCCACAATCCGTCGGTCACTCTGATGCGCACGACCGTCGAAGAGAACGACCGCATCGGCGCCGACATCGGCCGCAAGCTGAGTGCGGCGCGCGGACCGTCGGCGATCCTGTTGCCGCGCCGGGGCGTGTCGGCCATCGATCGCGAAGGCCAGCCGTTCGACGATCCGCAGGCCCGGTCCGCGTTGTTCGCGTCGATCCGCCGGAACTGCGGCGATTGTCCCGTCACGGAACTCGACTTGCACATCAACGACGCTGCCTTTGCCGAGGCAGCCGCGCAGCGTTTGATCGCGCTGATGCAGGCGCCACATCCAAGAACCGGTAGGGAGGCTTCGAGGTGA
- a CDS encoding phosphoenolpyruvate hydrolase family protein, translating to MSLFQREEILARLRAKVAAGQPIVGGGAGTGISAKMAEAGGVDLLVIYNSGKFRMGGRGSLAGMMPYGDANAIVMDMAREVLPVVSRTPVLAGVCGTDPFRIMKLFLREVAAAGFSGVQNFPTVGLIDGMFRANLEETGMGFGLEVDMIREAHEQGLLTTPYAFDPDEAEAMARAGADVLIPHVGLTTKGSIGAHTALSLDDAARRVQAMHDAARRVNREVLVLCHGGPIAEPSDAQYILDHTEGIVGFYGASSMERLPVEPAIASRVREFTELKFQRKRA from the coding sequence GTGAGTCTGTTTCAGCGCGAAGAGATCCTGGCCCGACTACGCGCCAAGGTCGCGGCGGGTCAGCCCATCGTCGGTGGCGGCGCCGGCACCGGCATCAGTGCCAAGATGGCCGAGGCCGGCGGTGTCGACTTGTTGGTCATCTACAACTCGGGCAAATTCCGCATGGGCGGTCGCGGCTCGCTGGCCGGCATGATGCCCTACGGCGACGCCAACGCCATCGTCATGGACATGGCCCGCGAGGTGCTGCCTGTCGTCTCCCGGACCCCCGTCCTGGCTGGGGTTTGCGGTACAGATCCTTTTCGGATCATGAAACTGTTCTTGCGCGAAGTGGCCGCCGCGGGCTTCTCCGGCGTGCAGAACTTTCCCACGGTTGGGCTGATCGACGGAATGTTTCGGGCCAACCTCGAAGAGACCGGCATGGGCTTCGGGCTCGAGGTCGACATGATTCGCGAGGCCCATGAACAGGGGCTGCTGACGACGCCTTACGCCTTCGATCCGGACGAGGCCGAGGCGATGGCCCGCGCCGGGGCCGACGTCTTGATTCCGCACGTGGGCCTCACGACCAAGGGGAGCATCGGGGCGCACACCGCGCTGTCGCTCGACGACGCGGCGCGCCGCGTCCAGGCGATGCACGACGCGGCTCGGCGCGTCAACCGCGAGGTGCTGGTCTTATGCCACGGCGGTCCAATCGCCGAGCCGTCCGACGCGCAGTACATCCTCGATCACACTGAAGGTATCGTCGGTTTCTACGGCGCCAGCAGCATGGAGCGTTTGCCCGTCGAGCCGGCAATCGCCAGTCGCGTACGCGAATTCACCGAACTCAAGTTTCAGCGCAAACGGGCCTAG
- a CDS encoding methyltransferase domain-containing protein, translating into MSSELVSNDDRAWRELLPPLAARFPLIEDRVTIGGRTFEFLRPPSADALISEEDFNRDERLPYWAEIWPSAVVLSEMLSALPGKGRRLLELGTGMGLPALVATVQGFQVTATDYYTESLDLLRLNALRQGLSPPVTRLVDWRALPEDLGTFDVVVAADVLYEKPYSKLVAAAVSRCLSAEGFALVTDPQRMAAERFPAACAAQGLELIRDAPKSAAHGAVRHTVDRFTLRHTRRL; encoded by the coding sequence ATGTCGAGCGAGCTTGTCTCGAATGACGATCGCGCCTGGCGCGAACTATTGCCGCCGCTGGCGGCGCGGTTTCCCCTGATCGAAGACCGGGTGACGATCGGCGGCCGCACGTTTGAATTCCTCCGCCCGCCCAGCGCCGATGCCCTGATCAGCGAAGAGGATTTCAATCGCGACGAACGGTTACCCTACTGGGCCGAAATCTGGCCCTCGGCGGTCGTGCTGTCCGAGATGCTGTCCGCGCTCCCCGGCAAGGGGCGCCGACTGCTCGAATTGGGCACCGGCATGGGTCTGCCTGCGCTCGTGGCCACGGTGCAGGGCTTTCAGGTCACGGCGACCGACTATTACACCGAGTCGCTCGATCTGCTGCGTTTGAACGCCCTGCGCCAGGGACTCTCGCCGCCCGTCACGCGGCTGGTCGACTGGCGGGCTTTGCCCGAAGACCTCGGCACCTTCGACGTCGTCGTCGCTGCCGACGTGTTGTACGAGAAGCCCTATTCGAAGCTGGTCGCCGCGGCCGTCAGCCGCTGCCTGTCGGCCGAGGGTTTCGCCTTGGTGACCGACCCCCAACGCATGGCGGCCGAGCGGTTCCCCGCGGCCTGCGCGGCGCAAGGTTTGGAGCTTATACGCGACGCTCCGAAAAGCGCGGCGCACGGCGCCGTACGTCATACGGTGGACCGTTTTACGCTTCGGCACACCCGCCGGCTGTGA
- a CDS encoding DUF1570 domain-containing protein → MAWTTRQRRAGRLGYCALALALTSVARMPAALSAEVANEPASSAANADWPLERVALHDGRVYRGLLRSETRQMLDFLQVERPAGAPMYVVGLRLRRSEIASVQRLEPSRHETLQERLEQFFRHARIEAEDLAAVQLRRLAGKKPPVFEFRDADFLLTSTADDLTTRQAVVRLRQYFAGFAQLLPQISTGTPVHIYLHATADEQRRHLADLQLPLDRTAVYLADRREIIAAADIRQLAAELTATRAEHEQIIRQYETLVAGLPERLREESRRLREQGASSSELRQLNLLTRRQLEDEVDRVRRTINDYERRNAAVFDEAAATLLATLAHEALHAWLDARFSTPRHELPRWLHEGLAQVFEASWFEAGQLRIDAPDPRRLALLQADLNGDEPLALAELLAADGPSWLRAHDDRDAAQRQYLYAWGVAWYLAVERGDCTADRLDALAAALAVDAPAAEAFARLSSMPLGEFEPRWREAMLALKPPVIANPVPLRTVPR, encoded by the coding sequence ATGGCCTGGACGACGCGGCAACGCCGCGCTGGTCGGCTGGGGTACTGCGCGCTGGCGCTGGCCCTGACGTCCGTCGCGCGAATGCCTGCGGCCCTGTCCGCGGAAGTCGCCAACGAGCCCGCTTCGAGCGCAGCGAACGCGGATTGGCCGCTCGAACGTGTCGCGTTGCACGACGGTCGCGTCTACCGCGGGTTGTTGCGCAGCGAGACCCGGCAAATGCTCGACTTTCTCCAGGTCGAGCGTCCCGCGGGCGCGCCGATGTACGTGGTCGGGCTGCGGCTGCGGCGCAGCGAGATCGCATCCGTTCAGCGACTCGAGCCCTCGCGGCACGAGACCTTGCAGGAGCGGCTGGAGCAGTTCTTCCGCCATGCGCGCATCGAGGCCGAAGACCTGGCCGCCGTCCAACTGCGCCGGTTGGCAGGGAAGAAGCCGCCGGTGTTCGAATTTCGCGATGCGGACTTCTTGTTGACGAGCACGGCCGACGACCTGACGACGCGCCAGGCCGTGGTCCGGCTGCGCCAGTATTTCGCCGGCTTCGCACAGTTGTTGCCGCAGATCTCGACGGGAACACCCGTGCACATCTACCTGCACGCCACGGCGGACGAGCAGCGCCGACACCTTGCAGACTTGCAATTGCCTCTCGATCGCACGGCCGTCTATCTGGCCGATCGACGAGAAATCATCGCCGCGGCCGACATCCGCCAGCTGGCCGCTGAGCTCACCGCGACCCGCGCCGAACACGAACAGATAATCCGCCAGTATGAAACGCTCGTGGCGGGCCTGCCCGAGCGGCTGCGCGAAGAAAGCCGCCGGCTGCGTGAGCAGGGGGCCAGCAGTTCCGAGCTGCGACAGCTCAATTTGCTAACGCGGCGCCAGCTTGAAGACGAAGTCGACCGCGTGCGCCGCACGATCAACGACTATGAACGCCGCAACGCGGCCGTGTTCGACGAGGCCGCGGCGACTCTGCTGGCAACGCTCGCCCACGAGGCGCTGCACGCCTGGCTCGACGCCCGCTTCAGCACGCCGCGGCACGAGCTGCCCCGGTGGCTGCACGAAGGCCTGGCCCAGGTTTTCGAGGCGTCTTGGTTCGAGGCCGGGCAGTTGCGGATCGATGCACCCGACCCGCGGCGCCTGGCGCTGCTGCAAGCCGACCTGAACGGCGACGAACCACTCGCGCTGGCCGAGCTGCTCGCAGCCGACGGTCCCAGTTGGCTGCGCGCTCATGACGATCGTGACGCGGCCCAGCGACAATACCTGTACGCCTGGGGCGTGGCCTGGTATCTGGCCGTCGAGCGAGGCGATTGCACGGCCGACCGGCTCGACGCCTTGGCCGCTGCGCTGGCGGTCGACGCCCCCGCGGCAGAGGCCTTCGCGCGGCTGAGCAGTATGCCGCTCGGGGAATTCGAGCCCCGTTGGCGCGAAGCCATGCTCGCGCTCAAACCGCCTGTGATCGCCAACCCCGTGCCGCTGCGCACGGTGCCGCGCTAA
- the glnD gene encoding [protein-PII] uridylyltransferase, giving the protein MRPWVIEAKQQLIAGREKLRHRHSQGSPGIQVCTALTDLYDQVVIKLYTSELLDLHEAGPEHLAGQVALVALGGYGRRDVAPFSDVDLLLLYPEECDGRIRSLSKRLLEDVYDSGLQLGLQVRTIADACQFGTEDAKTCTALMEARLLAGNGDLYERFTRRFQARLRRRQSTLFTAIERVRSEERQQYGETVYLLEPHIKRSQGGLRDLQLLRWIGYLIYGQADPEGLQLNGALAPSDHRVIRQATDFLLRVRNEMHFSAGKSHDVLDKSEQVRLATAFGHTGTDAMLPVEQFMREYFRCTQAATTVINRFIETARPGSRLARWVEHLWSHQVEGDFRVGRRTIWATGSGLSKITTSLDQVLRMADLANLYSMSVDHATCEAVRLAVPQMDHTLTPAARRHFLSLLARPARLGEQLRNLHEMGVLERVVPEFAHARSLLQFNEYHRYTVDEHSLRAVEAAAAFRYERGLLGRIYRAIGKKDILHLALLIHDLGKGYVEDHSELGQRIAAETAARLRLPEHDTEILKFLVHKHLLMSRNALWLDPTDPQLVTRFAVEVGSAEVLQMLYVLTVADFQAVGPGAYNGWRAEMLSILYQGAIQRLASDDPALVPSEKLHSRRSELRAYFARDNNVEWYYRQIDALPASYIYANSADQIADELREMEALQHGEVRARGRFNAKSQITEYTVIANEDIAPGIFHRLTGGLSSQGLEILDADINTLSDGLVFDRFIVQDADYQGEPPPDRIDTVCQTLIASLRMPDGQLPFFRRSYFAANRQQKEALAPQPSQVRFDNSTATGATILTVITHDRPGLLFLVSRKIYELELSVLKAKIGTYLDQVVDVFYVTDPQGRKITDEDRLDSIRQALLESVAGSD; this is encoded by the coding sequence ATGCGACCTTGGGTCATTGAGGCCAAGCAGCAATTGATCGCCGGGCGCGAAAAACTGCGCCACCGGCATTCGCAGGGCAGTCCGGGCATCCAGGTCTGCACGGCGTTGACCGATCTTTACGATCAGGTCGTCATCAAGCTCTACACCTCCGAGCTGCTCGACCTGCACGAAGCGGGGCCCGAGCACTTGGCCGGGCAGGTCGCACTGGTGGCTTTGGGCGGGTATGGCCGCCGCGACGTGGCGCCGTTTTCCGATGTCGACTTGCTGCTGCTCTACCCCGAGGAATGCGATGGACGGATTCGGTCGCTGTCGAAACGTTTGTTAGAGGACGTTTACGATTCGGGCCTGCAACTGGGCCTGCAAGTACGCACGATCGCCGACGCCTGTCAGTTCGGCACCGAAGACGCCAAGACCTGCACGGCGCTGATGGAGGCGCGCCTGCTGGCCGGCAACGGCGACCTGTACGAGCGCTTCACGCGGCGGTTTCAAGCGCGCCTCCGCCGCCGCCAGTCCACGTTGTTTACGGCCATCGAACGGGTCCGGTCCGAAGAACGGCAGCAATACGGCGAGACCGTGTACCTGCTCGAGCCGCACATCAAGCGTTCGCAAGGCGGGCTGCGCGATCTGCAATTGTTGCGCTGGATTGGTTATTTGATCTACGGTCAGGCCGATCCCGAGGGGCTGCAGCTAAACGGCGCGCTGGCCCCTTCCGATCACCGCGTGATTCGGCAGGCGACTGATTTTCTGTTGCGCGTGCGCAATGAAATGCACTTCAGCGCCGGCAAGTCGCACGACGTGCTGGACAAGAGCGAACAAGTTCGGCTGGCGACCGCATTCGGGCACACGGGTACCGATGCCATGTTGCCGGTCGAACAGTTCATGCGCGAATATTTTCGCTGCACGCAGGCCGCGACGACCGTCATCAACCGGTTCATCGAGACGGCGCGACCCGGCTCGCGCCTCGCACGGTGGGTCGAGCACTTGTGGAGTCACCAGGTCGAGGGCGATTTTCGGGTCGGCCGCCGGACGATCTGGGCCACGGGCTCGGGGCTGAGCAAGATCACGACGTCGCTCGACCAGGTGCTGCGGATGGCCGATCTGGCCAACCTGTACAGCATGTCGGTCGATCATGCGACGTGCGAGGCGGTGCGGTTGGCCGTGCCGCAAATGGACCATACGCTCACCCCGGCCGCGCGGCGCCATTTTCTTTCGCTGCTGGCGCGCCCCGCTCGGCTCGGCGAGCAGCTCCGCAACCTGCACGAAATGGGCGTGCTCGAGCGCGTCGTGCCCGAGTTCGCTCATGCCCGCAGCCTGTTGCAGTTCAACGAGTATCACCGGTATACGGTCGACGAACACTCGCTCCGGGCCGTCGAAGCCGCCGCGGCGTTCCGGTACGAACGCGGGCTCCTGGGCCGGATCTACCGCGCCATCGGCAAGAAGGACATCTTGCACCTGGCGCTGTTGATTCACGACCTGGGCAAGGGATACGTCGAAGACCACAGCGAATTGGGCCAGCGGATTGCCGCCGAGACGGCCGCGCGCCTGCGCCTGCCCGAGCACGACACCGAGATTCTGAAGTTTCTCGTCCACAAGCATCTGCTGATGAGCCGCAACGCGCTCTGGCTCGACCCGACCGACCCGCAGTTGGTCACGCGGTTCGCCGTCGAGGTTGGCTCGGCCGAGGTGTTGCAGATGCTGTATGTGCTCACAGTCGCCGATTTCCAAGCCGTCGGGCCCGGCGCCTACAACGGCTGGCGCGCCGAGATGTTGAGTATTCTCTATCAAGGCGCGATCCAACGGCTGGCCAGCGACGACCCGGCGCTGGTGCCCAGCGAGAAGCTGCACTCGCGCCGGAGCGAGCTGCGCGCCTACTTCGCGCGCGACAACAACGTCGAGTGGTACTATCGCCAGATCGACGCGCTGCCGGCCTCCTATATCTATGCCAACTCGGCCGACCAGATTGCCGACGAGCTGCGCGAGATGGAGGCCCTGCAGCACGGCGAGGTCCGCGCCCGTGGACGCTTCAACGCCAAGTCGCAGATCACCGAATACACGGTGATCGCCAACGAGGACATCGCGCCGGGCATCTTCCATCGGCTCACGGGTGGGCTGTCGTCGCAGGGATTGGAGATCCTCGACGCGGACATCAACACTCTGTCCGACGGGTTGGTGTTCGACCGGTTTATCGTGCAGGACGCCGATTACCAGGGCGAACCGCCGCCCGACCGGATCGACACCGTCTGCCAGACGCTCATCGCATCGCTGCGCATGCCCGACGGACAGCTCCCGTTCTTTCGCAGGAGCTACTTCGCCGCGAACCGACAGCAGAAAGAGGCGCTGGCCCCGCAGCCCTCGCAGGTACGATTCGACAACAGCACAGCCACCGGTGCGACGATCCTGACCGTGATCACGCACGATCGCCCGGGCCTGTTGTTCCTGGTCTCGCGAAAGATCTATGAGCTGGAGTTGTCGGTGCTCAAGGCGAAGATCGGCACGTACCTCGACCAGGTCGTCGACGTGTTTTATGTCACCGATCCACAGGGGCGCAAGATCACGGACGAAGACCGCTTGGATTCGATTCGCCAGGCGCTGCTGGAATCGGTGGCTGGGAGCGATTGA
- a CDS encoding P-II family nitrogen regulator — MKKVEAIIRHFKLEDVKLALTEQGVAGMTITEVRGFGRQKGHTEVYRGTEYAVDFLPKVKVEVVVSDDRLKSVIDTLLRTAQTGQIGDGKIFVINLEESIRIRTGETGEDAL; from the coding sequence ATGAAGAAGGTCGAAGCGATCATCCGGCATTTCAAGCTGGAGGACGTCAAGCTTGCCCTGACCGAGCAAGGGGTGGCCGGGATGACGATCACCGAAGTCCGCGGTTTTGGCCGCCAAAAAGGGCACACCGAGGTCTACCGGGGTACGGAATACGCCGTCGATTTCCTGCCCAAGGTCAAGGTCGAGGTAGTCGTCAGCGACGACCGTCTCAAGAGCGTGATCGATACGCTGTTGCGCACCGCCCAAACCGGCCAGATCGGCGACGGCAAGATCTTCGTGATCAACCTGGAAGAGTCGATCCGCATTCGCACCGGCGAAACGGGCGAAGACGCGCTCTGA
- a CDS encoding ammonium transporter, protein MSRLFGPRLGQAVWLSCLTWAMAFAWAGSAWAQEPAAETPPAAETPAAAEAPAAETPPATEVAEVEVAEVEAAPPPLDSGNNAWMLTSSALVLMMTGPGLALFYCGLVRKKNVLSVMMQCFTLMALMTVIWAIYGYSLAFGGTDPFWGNADHLFMKDVQTVYNESTNSIDIPMHSLGNIPRLTFMLFQGMFFVITPALICGAFAERMKFSTMCVFMIIWGTVVYCPLAHWVWGGGLLAFNTENAMKLGFNTGALDFAGGTVVHISSGVSALICALVLGPRLGYRSDPMPPHNLTYTVMGAALLWVGWFGFNAGSELAADGFASSAFAATHFAAAAGALAWAGIEWIARGKPTVLGACSGAVAGLVCITPASGYVQPMPAIAMGLAAGVVCYFACTTLKGAFKYDDSLDAFGVHGVGGTLGAVLTGVFASRNVYGLADKDGNLMRLGLLENGSLFGGQVAAVVITWILAAVATFIILKVLDVTMGLRVSQQDEIQGLDFSQHGEEGYIFL, encoded by the coding sequence ATGTCTCGATTGTTTGGCCCCAGGCTGGGGCAGGCGGTTTGGTTGTCTTGTTTGACATGGGCGATGGCGTTTGCTTGGGCGGGTTCGGCGTGGGCACAAGAGCCCGCTGCCGAGACACCCCCGGCGGCCGAGACGCCGGCGGCAGCGGAAGCTCCAGCCGCCGAGACCCCCCCGGCCACCGAGGTGGCCGAAGTAGAAGTTGCCGAGGTCGAGGCCGCTCCGCCGCCGCTCGACTCGGGGAACAACGCCTGGATGCTGACCAGCTCGGCGTTGGTGCTGATGATGACCGGTCCGGGCCTGGCGCTGTTCTACTGCGGTCTGGTCCGTAAGAAGAACGTGCTCAGCGTGATGATGCAGTGCTTCACGCTGATGGCGCTGATGACCGTGATCTGGGCCATTTACGGCTACTCGCTCGCCTTCGGCGGGACCGATCCCTTTTGGGGCAATGCCGACCACCTGTTCATGAAGGACGTGCAGACGGTCTACAACGAAAGCACGAACTCGATCGACATTCCGATGCACAGCCTGGGCAATATCCCCCGGCTCACTTTCATGCTCTTCCAGGGCATGTTCTTCGTGATCACGCCGGCGTTGATCTGCGGGGCGTTTGCCGAGCGGATGAAGTTCAGCACGATGTGCGTCTTCATGATCATCTGGGGCACGGTCGTTTACTGCCCTTTGGCGCACTGGGTCTGGGGTGGTGGCTTGCTCGCCTTCAACACCGAGAACGCCATGAAGTTGGGCTTCAACACCGGGGCCCTCGACTTCGCCGGCGGCACGGTCGTGCACATCAGCTCGGGCGTGTCGGCCTTGATCTGTGCCTTGGTCCTCGGTCCGCGCCTCGGTTACCGTAGCGACCCGATGCCGCCGCATAACCTGACGTACACCGTCATGGGCGCCGCCTTGCTGTGGGTGGGTTGGTTCGGTTTCAACGCGGGCAGCGAACTGGCCGCCGACGGTTTTGCATCCAGCGCGTTTGCCGCCACACACTTCGCAGCGGCCGCCGGGGCCCTGGCCTGGGCGGGCATTGAATGGATCGCCCGCGGCAAGCCGACCGTGCTGGGCGCCTGCTCGGGCGCCGTGGCCGGGCTGGTCTGCATCACTCCGGCCTCGGGCTACGTCCAGCCGATGCCGGCCATCGCGATGGGTCTGGCCGCTGGCGTGGTCTGCTACTTCGCCTGCACCACGCTCAAGGGCGCCTTCAAGTACGACGACTCGCTCGACGCCTTCGGCGTGCACGGCGTGGGCGGTACGTTGGGTGCCGTGCTGACCGGCGTGTTCGCCAGCCGCAACGTCTACGGCCTTGCCGACAAGGACGGCAACCTGATGCGGCTCGGCCTCTTGGAAAACGGTTCGCTGTTCGGCGGTCAGGTCGCCGCGGTGGTCATCACCTGGATCTTGGCTGCCGTCGCGACGTTCATCATCTTGAAGGTGCTGGACGTCACGATGGGGTTGCGCGTCTCGCAACAGGACGAGATCCAAGGTCTCGACTTCAGCCAGCACGGCGAAGAAGGCTACATCTTCCTGTAA